The Pseudomonas sp. R4-35-07 nucleotide sequence ACTCTTCGCTCCTTTCTGTAGTTAAGAAGCAATGAATTTTGTCAAACTCAGGAAAGAATAGTCTCTCATCCCCGCTCAAAAGCTCCTCGGGGATGCCGCGCCTGACATTTATTCGAAAGTCAACGATCCTCGTTTCGGTGGTTGAGCTAATCAATGTCCTATCTTTTTGGCTGAATACGTTAGTGTAAACTTTCTCCGGAATGTTTCTTATGCGGAATCTTATGTATGCAGACTTTCTTATGTTTTTGGATTCTATAGTGGATAGTAACGATGGTATTTTAATCGTTAGGCGTGATGCGGGGCTGCCATCGCTTAGGTACATTTTTATTGATTCGAAGTGTTGAGAATTTAACCTGAGTAACGAGAATGGTTTTACATCGCTATTGTTCTTTCTAAAACTTATATTCGCAAAATTGCCCTCGGCAAAGCCGTCGTAGTGAACGACTTCGTTAAAAATCGCTGCAACACTTTTTTCACCGTTGAGCCTGGCACCTAAATCGCTTATATCTTTTAATTCTACAGACCAAGGTAGATCTACAACTAGGTGCCCAACACTGGCTCTGTTGCCAATCATGACCCCAATATCCATAAATGGATTAACAGGGCGCTTCCCCATCTCCCAGAGATTGACGTGTAATTCGTCTGGTAAATACGTTTCAAGCAGGGCCGATCTCTGCTCCCCGTTTTCATTTCCTGATTCCGAGGTTGCTCGTGCAGAGCCATCATCCGTATCGGTCACTTTTCCAGACGGTTGGGTACGTATATCGGGGGAGGACGATTCAGCCTCAGTGCGTTCTGTGTGGGGGCCGCAGCATTTTTCCTGCGAGACTGGGAGATACCTAACCAGTATTCCTGAAAAAGGATAGCGCATTTGATGAATTCCCTGCACTTAAAAGTAAGTCCATACCAATCATCATTTCATCTTGTCGCTGGAGAGATGTCAATATGATGTCGCGCCAGCGTTATCGATATTTGTCTTAGGCCCTTCTTTCGAAGCAATCACTGAGAAATCAGGTACGTAAAATAGCGTATCAACCCCCCAATTTTATCCGCTACCGAGGCCCGAAATGGCTTTCCAAGTTTTTTGGATTATAGATTGCCTGGCGATATAGGACGGCAGGAACAGAATGCAGATGACGGGCATCAGCGGTTGCCAGTAAATGAGCGAAATTGAGAGGATCGATATCAAAGGTTGGTGGCGTCGACCAAGCAGTGTTGGTCGGTAACGGAAGCACGACGGCCTCCGTTTTAATATTAGCCCCGGTTCTTAAGCTGATGCTCAAGGCAAATTTCTGCTTTCATCGCGTTAATCGTGAGGGATTGTGTTTTCTTACCTTTATATGGGCAGACGTTAATTAGGCTCAGCAATGCCATTAGATGGGCGCTTCTTGCTTTCAGGGTGTCAGATAGGGGTTGAACTGTTCTGTGTCGATGCGTTCATTGTTTATCCTTGAGTGAGCTAAACAGCCCACGTTCGCGGCTGCTTCGGGTGATTTAGGTCGTTACATTCATCCAGCACCAGGAGGCCGTCTGAGTGCGCTGCAGCGATGAACTCCAGGCGTTATCTGTCGAGCGCCATGAGCGCACCAGGCGCGGCCCGCCATAAACCGAGGCAGCGACCTGCAGGTGGGTGGTCTTGCCGCCGGAGCTGCCGCCGTACAAGTGGAAGCCACCTGACTCATGTCCGAGCAGGTTCAGCAGAGGCCCTGCAAACGCCACAGAGACGACAAACGCTAGGCGGTGGTTGGCCAGCACACAGCGCGCCGATTTGCTGCTGCCATTGCTCCAGAGAACCCGCCTCGCTGATCGGCGGCAACCGCGCACCGGCCTCGTAAAAATGCAAGTGTTCGGCGTGCGAGTCGATCTGTTGTTCGGGCAATAGGAACGCATTGTCGTGCCAGCCCAAGCGCGTCACCAAGCGTGCGCGCTGGGCGCTGTCGAAGCCGCCGAGATAACTCTGCAGGTCGTTGCGGGCATTGCGCCCTTATCGGGTTCCCGCGAGGCGCAGGCCGATGTCGACCGTCGGACCGAGTACGTCCTTTCCCAAGTCGCCAGCCATGGTTCGGGCCGGAATGTTCCAGGGCTTTTTGGCGCCGTCCGGGTAGTCGAATTCGACCAACAAGCCCCAGTTGTGGCCCTTGTCGTCGTGACTACAGGCGACGGATAGCCAGAAACAAGAAAGCCCGCACTAGGCGGGCTTCTTGAGATGACTCGTAGACTGTCTGAGACAGGTCTAAACAGCTATATGGTGCACCCGGCGGGATTCGAACCCACGACCCCTGCCTTCGGAGGGCAGTACTCTATCCAGCTGAGCTACGGATGCTTGTGCGGGCGACATCATACCCATGTCGACCTTGGGCGTCCATGCTGGTCTTTGGGCGTTTATGCGTAGGATTCTGCCGTGTGCAGGCTCTGGGCCGGGGCCATCGATCAGTGCGATGAAACCAAGGGCAACTACGCTGATCAGAAAGGTCTAACGGATATGCCGTTTTTGTTCTTTTTTTCGAACATCCTATTGCCCTGTACCCCCATTGATCCTAGGATTCGTTTGAGATTTCAAACGCTCTGTCTCCCGTGCGCACTTTATTGGTTCTTGCGCACCGAGGCTGATTTCCCTGACGGCAGCCCACCAGGCGCCTTTCAACAACTCTAATTCGCTCCGCGTGCGCGCGGTGCTGTTAAGGAAAGCCGACATGCAGCTTAAAGACACCCAGTTGTTCCGCCAGCAAGCCTTTATCGATGGCGCTTGGGTCGATGCGGACAACGGTCAAACCATCAAGGTCAACAACCCGGCCACGGGCGAAATTCTCGGCACCGTGCCGAAAATGGGCGCCGCCGAAACCCGCCGCGCCATCGAAGCCGCCGACAAGGCCCTGCCGGCCTGGCGTGCACTCACCGCCAAGGAGCGCGCCAACAAGCTGCGCCGCTGGTTCGAACTGCTGATCGAAAACCAGGACGACCTCGGCCGCCTGATGACCCTCGAACAAGGCAAACCGCTGGCCGAAGCCAAGGGCGAAATCGTCTACGCCGCCTCCTTTATCGAGTGGTTCGCCGAAGAAGCCAAGCGCATCTACGGTGACGTGATTCCCGGCCACCAGCCCGACAAGCGCCTGATCGTGATCAAGCAGCCGATCGGCGTGACCGCTGCCATTACCCCGTGGAACTTCCCTGCGGCGATGATCACCCGCAAAGCCGGCCCAGCCCTGGCCGCCGGTTGCACCATGGTGATCAAGCCTGCCTCGCAAACCCCGTTCTCGGCCCTGGCCCTGGTTGAACTGGCGCACCGTGCCGGTATCCCGAAAGGCGTGCTGAGCGTGGTCACCGGCAGCGCCGGCGACATCGGCGGCGAGCTGACCAGCAACCCGATCGTGCGTAAATTGTCCTTCACCGGCTCCACCGAAATCGGTCGCCAGCTGATGGCCGAATGCGCCAAGGACATCAAGAAAGTCTCCCTGGAGCTGGGCGGCAACGCGCCGTTCATCGTGTTCGACGACGCCGACCTGGATAAGGCCGTCGAAGGCGCGATCATCTCCAAGTACCGCAACAACGGCCAGACGTGCGTCTGCGCCAACCGCCTGTATATCCAGGATTCGGTCTACGACGCGTTCGCCGAAAAACTCAAAGTGGCCGTGGCCAAGCTCAAGATCGGCAACGGTCTGGAAGAAGGCACCACCACCGGCCCGCTGATTGACGAAAAGGCCGTGGCCAAGGTCCAGGAACACATCGCCGACGCCCTGAGCAAAGGCGCCAAATTGTTGGCCGGTGGCAAGGCGATGGAAGGCAACTTCTTCGAGCCGACCATCCTGACCGACGTGCCGAAAAACGCCGCCGTGGCCAAGGAAGAAACCTTCGGCCCACTGGCGCCGCTGTTCCGCTTCAAAGACGAAGCCGAAGTGATCGCGATGGCCAACGACACCGAGTTCGGCCTGGCGTCCTACTTCTATGCGCGTGACCTGGGCCGTGTGTTCCGTGTGGCTGAAGCCCTGGAATACGGCATGGTCGGCGTCAACACCGGGTTGATCTCCAACGAAGTGGCGCCGTTCGGCGGCATCAAGGCTTCGGGCCTGGGCCGTGAAGGTTCCAAGTACGGGATCGAGGATTACCTGGAAATCAAATACCTCTGCCTGGGCATCTGACCGGTAAGGGATTGCAGTAAACGCAGAGGGCACGAGAGCGCTGTCCCTTTGCGTGTTTCACAGCGTTATTCGTAGTGGCCGGGAAAGCTGTGGCAGTCGATCATCGCATGCTGCCGTAGTTGCCTCCCCGCCACCTATCCTTGAGCCACGCCGCCCGATGAGCGGCGAATGAGGACTTTATGAGCAAGACCAACGCTTCCCTGATGAAACGCCGCGAAGCCGCTGTACCGCGCGGTGTTGGCCAGATTCACCCGATCTTCGCCGAATCCGCGAAGAACGCCACCGTGACCGACGTTGAAGGTCGCGAGTTCATCGACTTCGCCGGCGGTATCGCCGTGCTGAACACCGGCCACGTGCACCCGAAAATCATCGCAGCGGTGACCGCGCAGCTGAACAAGCTGACGCACACCTGCTTCCAGGTCCTGGCCTACGAGCCTTATGTGGAGCTGTGCGAGAAAATCAACGCCAAGGTGCCAGGTGATTTCGCCAAGAAAACCCTGCTGGTCACCACCGGTTCCGAAGCGGTCGAGAACGCCGTGAAAATCGCCCGCGCCGCCACCGGTCGTGCAGGTGTGATCGCCTTTACCGGCGCGTACCACGGCCGCACCATGATGACCCTTGGTCTCACCGGTAAAGTCGTGCCGTACTCGGCCGGCATGGGCTTGATGCCGGGCGGCGTGTTCCGAGCGCTGTTCCCCAATGAGCTGCACGGCGTGAGCGACGACGACGCCATCGCCAGCATCGAGCGTATTTTCAAGAACGATGCCGAGCCGCGTGATATCGCTGCGATCATCATTGAGCCGGTGCAGGGCGAAGGCGGTTTCTACGTCGCGCCGAAAACCTTCATGAAGCGCCTGCGCGAACTGTGCGACAAGCACGGCATCCTGCTGATCGCCGACGAAGTGCAAACCGGTGCCGGCCGCACCGGCACCTTCTTCGCCATGGAACAGATGGGCGTCGCCGCCGACCTGACCACCTTCGCCAAATCCATCGCCGGTGGTTTCCCGCTGGCCGGTGTGTGCGGCAAAGCCGAATACATGGACGCCATCGCCCCAGGCGGCCTGGGCGGTACCTACGCCGGTAGCCCGATCGCCTGCGCGGCCGCGCTGGCGGTAATGGAAGTGTTCGAAGAAGAGCACCTGCTGGACCGCTGCAAGGCCGTCGGCGAACGCCTGGTAACCGGCCTCAAGGCCATCCAGGCCAAATACCCGGTAATCGGCGAAGTGCGTGCACTGGGCGCGATGATTGCCGTGGAGTTGTTCGAAGATGGCGATAGCCACAAACCGAACGCCGCTGCCGTTGCATCCGTGGTGGCCAAGGCGCGTGACAAGGGCCTGATCCTGCTGTCCTGCGGTACCTACGGCAACGTCTTGCGCGTATTGGTGCCGCTGACCTCGCCGGACGAGCAGCTGGACAAAGGCTTGGCAATCATTGAAGAGTGCTTCTCTGAGCTTTGAGCCCAGCGCCTTTTCGATAAAAAACCCCGCCTCGGCGGGGTTTTTTATGCCTGATGAATCACCTTCAGTGTTGTTTGGTCAATCCGCGATCACCACACCAATCAACGGCACGATCAACGCCGTACTGATCGCCATGGATAAGACGTTGCCGATATAGGGGTGCAGGTAGCTGGGCAGGCGCCCGGCAATCGCGCAGGCCAGCGGCGGGGCGATCAGCGCGCCCAGTATCGCGCTGGCTACAATCACTGTCGGGTTGCCG carries:
- the gabT gene encoding 4-aminobutyrate--2-oxoglutarate transaminase, with product MSKTNASLMKRREAAVPRGVGQIHPIFAESAKNATVTDVEGREFIDFAGGIAVLNTGHVHPKIIAAVTAQLNKLTHTCFQVLAYEPYVELCEKINAKVPGDFAKKTLLVTTGSEAVENAVKIARAATGRAGVIAFTGAYHGRTMMTLGLTGKVVPYSAGMGLMPGGVFRALFPNELHGVSDDDAIASIERIFKNDAEPRDIAAIIIEPVQGEGGFYVAPKTFMKRLRELCDKHGILLIADEVQTGAGRTGTFFAMEQMGVAADLTTFAKSIAGGFPLAGVCGKAEYMDAIAPGGLGGTYAGSPIACAAALAVMEVFEEEHLLDRCKAVGERLVTGLKAIQAKYPVIGEVRALGAMIAVELFEDGDSHKPNAAAVASVVAKARDKGLILLSCGTYGNVLRVLVPLTSPDEQLDKGLAIIEECFSEL
- the gabD gene encoding NADP-dependent succinate-semialdehyde dehydrogenase: MQLKDTQLFRQQAFIDGAWVDADNGQTIKVNNPATGEILGTVPKMGAAETRRAIEAADKALPAWRALTAKERANKLRRWFELLIENQDDLGRLMTLEQGKPLAEAKGEIVYAASFIEWFAEEAKRIYGDVIPGHQPDKRLIVIKQPIGVTAAITPWNFPAAMITRKAGPALAAGCTMVIKPASQTPFSALALVELAHRAGIPKGVLSVVTGSAGDIGGELTSNPIVRKLSFTGSTEIGRQLMAECAKDIKKVSLELGGNAPFIVFDDADLDKAVEGAIISKYRNNGQTCVCANRLYIQDSVYDAFAEKLKVAVAKLKIGNGLEEGTTTGPLIDEKAVAKVQEHIADALSKGAKLLAGGKAMEGNFFEPTILTDVPKNAAVAKEETFGPLAPLFRFKDEAEVIAMANDTEFGLASYFYARDLGRVFRVAEALEYGMVGVNTGLISNEVAPFGGIKASGLGREGSKYGIEDYLEIKYLCLGI